The genomic window ttaatttctgccacttacttttatgagcaaatcccccattcccatttaaaattctgcaatttaatttcagtAATTTACttccagttctttaattctagcatttacttttctgttatttacattcccgccattttattttctgcaactctcaacccaaattttggattcgctcaactagaacattcttctaattaaagttgcttgatcaatcaatccctgtgggattcgacctcactctattgtgagtttttacttgacgacaaattcggtacacttgctgaaaggagatttgttgagagacaaatttccacccgcatcaagtttatggcgccgttgccagggattgattgtgtatcaacaatgattaaattggaagatcactagattgagcatttttatttttgtgaatttcattttctgtttgagtgatttactttttgttttagttgaacttcttcccttccccttctactcttttatttttctttgttattttcaattttgtttgctaacctactaactgtttgatatatcgcatcacccacaactaacaataattctgacacaaatactttctgcacctatcttttcttgcttgcacttgatggttgtatgacagggagaagaagtggggcttcaacttccttcgattctgaacctgagaggaccttccttagattaaggaggaagGCAAGAGGAAAgcaagtggttggtgctgaggaagaagaggaattctttgaaacaaacatggaagacaacatggaaaaccatcatgaagaagaggatcacaaccatgggggaggaggtagagcaaatcatgctggggaggatagaagagttttgggctcttacatcaatccaaacccaggcaattgtggaagtagcatccaaaagccaacaatccatgccaacaactttaaacttaaaccacagctcatcacccttgttcagaacaactctTCGTTtagaggaggtgttcaagaagaccccaatcaacatttgaccaccttcctgagaatatgtgacacagtgaagtctaatggtgttcaccctgacgcttatagactgctcctatttccattctcacttagggacaaagcagccaagtggctggaatctttcccaagggaaagcttgacaacttgggaagatgtggtgaacaaatttttagcaagattttaccctcctcaacgaatcaataggctgagagctgaggtccaaactttcaggcaacaagatggtgagactctatatgaagcatgggagaggtttaaagacctaacaaggaggtgcctaccagatatgttcaacaaatgggtgcagctgcacattttcaaTGAAGGACTCTCTtgtgagtcaaagaaggccgtagaccattcatccggaggatctttgaacaagaagaagactattgaggaagccatagatgttattgaaacagtagcagagaacgactacttctatgcttccgaaagagggaacacaagaggagtaatggagctaaacaaagctcaccagcaattcacacagaggacatctcaacacccccacaacaacacttctccacacgcctatcaaaaccaaaatagcacatctgctccgaatcactcatcaattgatgacaagatctctaagattgaagccttacttgaaggaatatgccaagagattcaagaaaataaggtgttcaaaggggaggtgcgagccaatattaagaaccagggagagaccatcaggaagctggaattccaggtgggatatttagctaagaaaattcccaaacctactgatagcttcccatgtgacacggagaaaaaccccaaaggagaagcaaagaaagtaagatgggaagattgcaaaatggtcactgcgagtgatcaagagactgaagacaagcaaggcaaactttgcaaacaacctgaagacaactcaacaaagaaggaggatagagatcaccaagaaccagaaatctcacaacaagagctgctgaagctctatgcacccttccctcaactgctcaatggtgctatgggaaagagaatatactcaaggttcctagacttgtttgtatctctgcatgtaaacataccattcatcaaggcaattcaacaaatgcctgcgttcatcaagtatatgaaggaacttcttcccaagaaaagctcactcaaaggaggccagactatagtgatgaacaaggaatgtagtgcccttattcaacctgagttgccaacaaaaagaagagacccagggagttttcacatcccttgtgccataggtgaaactatgttcgatagagcactatgtgatttgggggccagcatcaacttactgcccttatccctggcgAAGAGGCTACANNNNNNNNNNNNNNNNNNNNttgcttcaaactaagtttggtgtcaccccatggtgccaccaaaatgcataaggatacacaagtagttagttagttgaaattcataaataaataaactctttttcttctatttattattctagccgtagagtttgatttttatgatattaatttccttattttaaatctttataggaaaggaaaagaagcataaaaagggattggttggacaattaaatgggggagatttcaccacttaatgaagagcactacacacatgtctcaagagggaacacatggggaaacgctgccatgcaacattggagaaagaagacccttgaagaccgaaccaatcactctcattaagtgatgatccttgtctttccttcatacacaaccccaACTGTCCATCAAGCAACAATCCTTGCAATCCACACCTTCCATCCACACCttgcattcccattccctactgagaacgtgtggtttgttctcaccccaaaatcttccaccctttcagtgacacaggttcgaagactctgTTTGGAGCTGCGGGCAATTATAGAACTTGTTTACGAGCTAagtttatgacttgagtttctttcatagaattcACTCGCCTTTGaagctttagtttttattttatgtagagggataggagttgtacctgaattctatttaaattcttttgtataatgttactattattaataattatgtgattattattacttggtgatgtttgctatatgattttaattaacaaaaacaaaaatttctggtatttttactaaaatcgaatcgcgatatcgaactaaagacttaatagtaaatagttaataaggaaaacaggtccgtaacgccttacttttggtacgatcatgacgtattggaagttgggtcgttacaatatggtatcagagcagttcgttcctgttagagccttgggaatggactgactttgcttcactgcatactctgagtgtctgtcatacTTTGTGACTTGTTATgataacaagagtttgagttttatatgcatgactgtctgatgattaatGCTGTTAGGTTACCATTTCATacttcatggtattaggtctggccaacttaatactaatgatttatgtatatgggacTACTAATGGGTTaccatagacgaaatagaagaaTAGGTAATGTGATTCACGGGGTTTGGGAGCGTTAGAGTTTGTGAAGTTAGCTTTGATTCGACGTATAACCTTTATTCGTGCCACGTGAACTTGTGTTATCTCTTCATTGGCCGTCACTGCCACCGCCCTGGAACACGCCGCCGACGCCGTTGCAGAGAGAAGCGGATGAAGTACCATCGTGCTCCTTGCCGCTGCTGTCGAACAGACTCGTTCGAGAAGAGAGAGTGCCATGAGCCAGGGACGACGCGAGGAAGAAGAGGAGTCGTCGAACCCAGCCGCAGTGTAGCTCGCCATCACCGGCATCTCACCGCCATCGCTATAGAGACCGAACGTCGTCGATCTTCCTGCCGCAACCTTGGAGTCCGCCCCGTCATTGAGGAAGACAGAGATGAGGGAGGAGCTGTGAACACGCCGTGGTGGTTGCCGTCGCCACTGCCTAGGTTCCTGTGGTCCAAGTCGCCATTGATGGAGAAGACGCCACTGAGGAGCAGAGCCTCTATTTCGCGCCAGTCACGACGGAGCTACTACGGATGTTGCTATCTTGCTGCCACTGAAGGTCCATCGCCGCCAATCCACGCCGCTGCTGAAGATGGTAAGCCAAACTGTCGTCCTTGTTGCTGGAGAAGACCACCGGAGTTGCTGTTCTGGCTCTGGTCTATTACTTTATTTGATTCTGTTCCATTTACACACTTCCTTTGTCACTGCCATCCTTGTTAACGATTTAACTTTTTAGTACATTCCTTGTCCTGAATTTTCCAGAGTTGTGTTTGCTCTTGCTTCCTATTCGATTCAAATCCTTTGTCCTGTTGCAACCATCGTCGCTGCCTTAAGAAAATGAGACTGCTATTATTCCAGTTAATGCTCCTGCTGCCGCCGTTTCCTCGTTCTGTTATTATTGTCTAATTGAGGTAAGGCATTCTGGCTCTTGCTTCAATTTGAGTTAGCATGGAGTTTACAGAATTTTTACTATTATCCTATTTGAATTCACCGTTTCTGATTGCTGCCGTGACCACCTCACGATGCTGCTGGTTCTGTTTGAAAATGGCTGCTACTTCTGGAATCCCAGATCGGAGAGGAGAGGAGGCGTGTAACTTTGTCATTATTGCTGCCATGGAAATAGATGCTGGAAACTGCTAATGGAGCAGCTGCGTTTAGTGATTTTTGCGAGTTTCgactttgaggtaggggatttaacgtttttaatttagaatgcccaccaagttatttgaataagtgcaaatggttaacaatgCTTTAGAATTTCTTAATTGTCATGAATGACctgaaatgcatttgaaatttgTTAGTTGTTGTGAATATTTTGAGCTGTGACTGGAATTAAATGTGGCAGtgaatgtctttgggctttgttgtgagtgtctaaagttgtaattgatattgttttctctgatatggatggaattgagttgaattataactgtagttggtgattgatttgatgattgtgcgtactgaatgttgtaagggatagaataaatggtgttacttttgttgctgagcttgctggtatgaattgatgagttattgtgtgtttgaatgatgatgagtgtatatggaaaattatgcttggcatagtgtagaaaagaaaaggtttaatGATGCTTAAGTACTTGACATCGTGGGAATTATTGATTTTGGGTTCTTGGGCTGTGTTGGCAATGAAGATAATTTTGAATAACTGGAAAGAGGTTAAACGTGTAATTTTGGAAGGGTTATAAGTTCAAATTTGGTTTTTGATAAGTAAGGTTGTTGAAAATGCTTAAGGCAGAATTTCTGCATGCATGACAGTAGAAAGAATCAATTTCTGGGAGCATCCCAGCTCATATACTTGAATGAAACTATTTTTTCATGAAACGTTACTGTGTTTTGAGCAtctcataaaaaattcagaatttattgatgagtattttgggagaaatgaatttttgaagattgatggtttctgcagaaaattctgtttctttactgcagaagcaccaacttccaactcacTTAACTTTCAATTATGGTAAGTATTTGAGCTGAAACCAACGGAATTTTCAAGCTTCCTGTGTCCACAAtcttcattttaaatttcatgtcaatatcctatttaaccaagtagatatatTGAAAAGAGTATGGATAACTCACTGGATTTTGGAAACCGAATTCTAAATGGCCTGGCTGTGTTTGTCacttcataactttttcatatgacatggtattaatctggaatttaattcaataaaaagcTAAAAGAGTCTTGTTTGAGGTCGTGAATTTTGAAAGGCATTGGGTGGAAACTGGATTTTTAAGGAATTTATCAAACTTACTACTTGCTgctgtttttctgcattttcttaggaaacaatAACAGAATTTTAAGAGAGATGGTACAAGTTTTTATTGTGACCAAATTACCTCAACACCAAGTTTCTTGGAATactagtttgttgagtttaattttgaaagaatcCTATGATAAGTGAAAGTTAGTTACGAATTGATGAGGTGAAAGTTGAATTAATGGGTTATGTGGGAATTGTGGGTTATGACCGAactgttggctattgtaaattgTGAATTTTATGATTGATTTGAGAACCTCTTATTTGGTAGTTGTTGAGGACAGGGGGAcacttgttgagaaagagggaacccgtaagggtggttaagtccgagttttaggggagatgctgccgaaattttcataaaaatccagATTCTGTTTTAAAATATGATTTAGAAAAAGATTTGGACTTGAGAGGTTCTAATTggttcttgatttattaagaaattggTGTTTTGAGTTAAACTGTTTAATAAAAGTTCATGTTACctgattgatttaaatatgaagGGGCCTATGTTTTGAAGTTTGGTTAAAGAAGTACCTTTGGGAGAGTTTCTgatttaagaatgaaaagaaattgGGTTTTTTTCTTGGacttaaataattttggttttgaaactgGTTCAGAACTCTTGGCTTACATGCTTTGGTTTTGATTTTAaatctttactttaatttatctcAACTTAAGCAACTATGATTCCGAGAATTTCTGAAGAGTTTAGTAAATGAGGCAGGTTATTCTTCCCTAAAGTCTTCAGTCCTTGCCAAGGTTGTTGATTAATAactcttgatttcaaagtgatgaAGCGAATGATTTGAAAATGAGTGATTATGAGTCTTTCAGAAGAGATTTTGAATCTGGCTTGGTTATGAAGTTGTttgaaagttttgaaaagaaaatttactTAAGAAAAGTGgttcttggcaagatgtgaacTGAATACATTTGTAATTTGAAAGTGGGCCAagaatgatttttttgaaataagattttgAGTCTGATTGACTGTGGATGTTATTGAGAATATGATGAGGCCTGGCAAGGANNNNNNNNNNNNNNNNNNNNNNNNNNNNNNNNNNNNNNNNNNNNNNNNNNNNNNNNNNNNNNNNNNNNNNNNNNNNNNNNNNNNNNNNNNNNNNNNNNNNNNNNNNNNNNNNNNNNNNNNNNNNNNNNNNNNNNNNNNNNNNNNNNNNNNNNNNNNNNNNNNNNNNNNNNNNNNNNNNNNNNNNNNNNNNNNNNNNNNNNNNNNNNNNNNNNNNNNNNNNNNNNNNNNNNNNNNNNNNNNNNNNNNNNNNNNNNNNNNNNNNNNNNNNNNNNNNNNNNNNNNNNNNNNNNNNNNNNNNNNNNNNNNNNNNNNNNNNNNNNNNNNNNNNNNNNNNNNNNNNNNNNNNNNNNNNNNNNNNNNNNNNNNNNNNNNNNNNNNNNNNNNNNNNNNNNNNNNNNNNNNNNNNNNNNNNNNNNNNNNNNNNNNNNNNNNNNNNNNNNNNNNNNNNNNNNNNNNNNNNNNNNNNNNNNNNNNNNNNNNNNNNNNNNNNNNNNNNNNNNNNNNNNNNNNNNNNNNNNNNNNNNNNNNNNNNNNNNNNNNNNNNNNNNNNNNNNNNNNNNNNNNNNNNNNNNNNNNNNNNNNNNNNNNNNNNNNNNNNNNNNNNNNNNNNNNNNNNNNNNNNNNNNNNNNNNNNNNNNNNNNNNNNNNNNNNNNNNNNNNNNNNNNNNNNNNNNNNNNNNNNNNNNNNNNNNNNNNNNNNNNNNNNNNNNNNNNNNNNNNNNNNNNNNNNNNNNNNNNNNNNNNNNNNNNNNNNNNNNNNNNNNNNNNNNNNNNNNNNNNNNNNNNNNNNNNNNNNNNNNNNNNNNNNNNNNNNNNNNNNNNNNNNNNNNNNNNNNNNNNNNNNNNNNNNNNNNNNNNNNNNNNNNNNNNNNNNNNNNNNNNNNNNNNNNNNNNNNNNNNNNNNNNNNNNNNNNNNNNNNNNNNNNNNNNNNNNNNNNNNNNNNNNNNNNNNNNNNNNNNNNNNNNNNNNNNNNNNNNNNNNNNNNNNNNNNNNNNNNNNNNNNNNNNNNNNNNNNNNNNNNNNNNNNNNNNNNNNNNNNNNNNNNNNNNNNNNNNNNNNNNNNNNNNNNNNNNNNNNNNNNNNNNNNNNNNNNNNNNNNNNNNNNNNNNNNNNTAAACTGTTatgcagggatggtggttttgtcccgcctgcagtgaggatggtggttttgtcccgctcacatattgataaattatttggcaaggacggtggtttaaaTCCCGCTTGTGTGTtccgggcaaggatggtggtttagtcccgcttgcttgtggaacctacggataaggatggtggttgaatcccgcttatccgagtcgggtctggcaacataaccgacgcatgagctcatggccaataggacaggcatgcatcatatgcatttatatgacattgtttgggtgtgcatattataattggtttgcctatgtgaatatttatgtttaattgctaattgctttacttgatataactgcttggttgtgtttgaaccttcttacttgtATTTGTGACTGAAAATTGGTTGGATTGTAATGATTTGGTTGTTGATTAAGTtgcttgggcctagggccgtggttaatTACGAGATGGACTGAAGACTGTGTTTGGTTTATatttttggtttagaaaagtatgaaaagctAAACTAGTTCAgcagacttaatgaacctatacttggaacagtttgatcattcatactgtctaggaaaaacttttaaaaaggctTTTGGATTTAGGATGAAATATAGTTttcttgagtatgttaattatttgcattttatttcattacttttacggcattcccattccctactgagaacgtgtggtttgttctcaccccaaaatcttccaccctttcagtgacacaggtttgaagattcagtttgaagctgcgggcgattctagaatttacttacgagttaagtttatgacttgagtttctttcatagaattccctcgcctttgaagctttagtttttattttatgcagagggataggagttgtacctgaattctatttaaattcttttgtataatattactattattaataattatgtgattattattacttggtgatgtttgctatatgattttaattaaNNNNNNNNNNNNNNNNNNNNNNNNNNNNNNNNNNNNNNNNNNNNNNNNNNNNNNNNNNNNNNNNNNNNNNNNNNNNNNNNNNNNNNNNNNNNNNNNNNNNNNNNNNNNNNNNNNNNNNNNNNNNNNNNNNNNNNNNNNNNNNNNNNNNNNNNNNNNNNNNNNNNNNNNNNNNNNNNNNNNNNNNNNNNNNNNNNNNNNNNNNNNNNNNNNNNNNNNNNNNNNNNNNNNNNNNNNNNNNNNNNNNNNNNNNNNNNNNNNNNNNNNNNNNNNNNNNNNNNNNNNNNNNNNNNNNNNNNNNNNNNNNNNNNNNNNNNNNNNNNNNNNNNNNNNNNNNNNNNNNNNNNNNNNNNNNNNNNNNNNNNNNNNNNNNNNNNNNNNNNNNNNNNNNNNNNNNNNNNNNNNNNNNNNNNNNNNNNNNNNNNNNNNNNNNNNNNNNNNNNNNNNNNNNNNNNNNNNNNNNNNNNNNNNNNNNNNNNNNNNNNNNNNNNNNNNNNNNNNNNNNNNNNNNNNNNNNNNNNNNNNNNNNNNNNNNNNNNNNNNNNNNNNNNNNNNNNNNNNNNNNNNNNNNNNNNNNNNNNNNNNNNNNNNNNNNNNNNNNNNNNNNNNNNNNNNNNNNNNNNNNNNNNNNNNNNNNNNNNNNNNNNNNNNNNNNNNNNNNNNNNNNNNNNNNNNNNNNNNNNNNNNNNNNNNNNNNNNNNNNNNNNNNNNNNNNNNNNNNNNNNNNNNNNNNNNNNNNNNNNNNNNNNNNNNNNNNNNNNNNNNNNNNNNNNNNNNNNNNNNNNNNNNNNNNNNNNNNNNNNNNNNNNNNNNNNNNNNNNNNNNNNNNNNNNNNNNNNNNNNNNNNNNNGTTGAATCCCGCTTATCCGAgtcgggtctggcaacataaccgacgcgtgagctcatggccagtaggacaggcatgcatcatatgcatttatatgacattgtttgggtgtgcatattataattggtttgcctatgtgaatagttatgtttaattgctaattgctttaCTTGATATAACTGCTTGGTGAACCTTCaaccttcttacttgtgtttgtgactgaaaattGGTTGGATTGTAATGATTTGGTTGTTGATTAAGTTGCTTGGGCCTAGGTTAATTACGAGTATAAAAAaccaaactggttcagcatagacttaatgaacctatgcttggaacagtttgatcattcatactgtctaggaaaaacttttaaaaaggctTTTGGATTTAGGATGAAATATAGTTttcttgagtatgttaattatttgcattttatttcattacttttacggcattcccattccctactgagaacgtgtggtttgttctcaccccaaaatcttccgccctttcagtgacacaggttcgaagactctgTTTGGAGCTGCGGGCAATTATAGAACTTGCTTACGAGCTAagtttatgacttgagtttctttcatagaattccctcgcctttgaagctttagtttttattttatacagagggataggagttgtacctgaattctatttaaattcttttgtataatattactattattaataattatgtgattattattacttggtgatgtttgctatatgattttaattaacaaaaacaaaaatttctggtatttttactaaaatcgaatcgcgatatcgaactaaaggcttaatagtaaatagttaataaggaaaacaggtcagtaatgccttacttttggtacgatcatgacgtattggaagttgggtcaTTACAGAAATCACCTCGTTTTGAAGAGGAAAGTTATTaggcaaggataagtagaagccctgataataatgagctctcagagatagtggcagacatctgtgttatagcagctgactgggagaggtacacagatgggagacccaagttcatcaagagaggagacctgagccctgaagccaaggggtggtttgaacttgtgaggaggtccattctaccagctgtaaataattcagaggtaaacatCAATCGAGCTACTATGGTGCATTGCTTAATACAGGGTGGGGAAATCAATGTGAACTTCggctgagaaggttgattcaggtgccaggctctggtaccccagcaccattctccgcttatgcaacaaggccaaggtaatatttgaggacagcaatccagactgggtaaacccagggaggccagttacactcgagcgattggtttatactacacctgctcaacaacaaagaagaccacaaataggaaaaccaaaagcaaaagaaagagttcaccaagaggaacttcatcaggaagaatatcaacaaggagaGTATTCTGATCCAGCCAACTTGAACATGagtcaccttctaagagccattaaggatttggggatgagacatatggaaggacaagagcaaatactgaaccttcaaaccaactggctgagccaacaggaagcatggcaaaaacaacaaatagAGCAACAGCAGGAACACTACTCcaggctcactcaagccatcaaccaagtgaatgagagacaagaacttcaagagaagcacttgcaagaactcaaccagcggcagatagcccaaacaaaaactttcaatgagttcagtgtactcaatgaaggaaggcaactacatagggaggagttctatgtgaacactcaagccaagttgaactacatgactaGTAATATGCATCAGCTACACTATGCCATGTTGTGTGAAcatcgttttctatgctttaaataaggaagatcttgtgtgaaatagaacctgcttccatgttatgtttaaactttttaaattctgtcttttaagttttctttctgaataggtccatgatttctggtttaaatgtcactgcatctttcccttatttacttgtaagcttgtccattttaaatcaaatgaagaagagaatgtttatttttttaaaagaccagagtagagttcataatgtggaagtgcattcatgaatctttggggtagtcataagttagctaagttggttcaaccacaaggctaggaggataactatctatcctgaatacttgactttggatatacccatgagactaagttaataacaagatcctaataagagaaaagggaaagaacaatggaagtgaaaaacaaaagaaaaagagtaagcaataaggctaggcaccaatggtttggaccttgagacaagtgtttgtggtgctcctgtgtgagggatctacttggatgaataagctctcaggggtgctttatcacttggtaacttgggttaactaacccgggattattagctgaaaatccactatcaagagtaaccctcaccacagagcatttagtaacccaaagaggtgctggacaccaaggtctcaagaaagaaaataaatgaactatatgcctgtggtgtgtatgtatgggggagagacttgagggagtaagtccttaggggtgcttcaacacctagcaccttgaaccaactggttcgggagtgttggctgaaagcttatcttaaaaagttgcccccttacagagcacttagcctaagaacaccaataagttctgaaataacaataaagggaccaatgaataaaagtctcatgggatgtaagcaaagtgagtgttttaagacatgataaaggtctgaaagccaggaatgaacctaagttgctatgcatgaaaccaccataaaatcagtgatatgacttccacaagaatgactcattcctctggatattccattcatcattctcttgttccagtacttgcttagggacaagcaagctttatgtttggtgttgtgatgccagggcatattggctagtttcactgaccttttctttactgtttttagggtagtttcatgcatttctttaggaaataagctagttttgggtaaatattcacctacaccttgattcaagtatacattgtgcattttacattatttcatgaggattttgcatgaatttagtgacaaattgtatgctgcattacccatgatttggact from Arachis ipaensis cultivar K30076 chromosome B09, Araip1.1, whole genome shotgun sequence includes these protein-coding regions:
- the LOC110266911 gene encoding uncharacterized protein LOC110266911, whose amino-acid sequence is MKYHRAPCRCCRTDSFEKRECHEPGTTRGRRGVVEPSRSVARHHRHLTAIAIETERRRSSCRNLGVRPVIEEDRDEGGAVNTPWWLPSPLPRFLWSKSPLMEKTPLRSRASISRQSRRSYYGCCYLAATEGPSPPIHAAAEDELCLLLLPIRFKSFVLLQPSSLP